The DNA region ATTGAGTCAGAAGCATTGGAATTATCAAAGGCCCCGAGTTTGGAGCAACCTTCTCCGGTTGATGTAGAGCGAGCGATTGCCATGACTTTGCTAGAGGAACATACACCGATGGAAGTTAGAACTGTGCTTCAGTCCATTTGTCAGGAACCCGAACGTGCCGAGAAAATCTTAGAAAATCTTATTTGAAATTGGGTTTATAGACAAGTCGCAGATTTAACATGACGAGTATGGGATATCTCAGAAATCAATGCGTTGGAAAGTTTTGAAAGTCCAACCTCAAAACTAATCTTGTGAGTTTAAATGATGCTAAGTTATCAAAACCTCTCTATTGTTCTTCTTCTACTCTTTTGTCTGCATGCGACTTACACAGATTTACGAGAAAGAAAAATCAAGAATTTTTGTAGCTACGGTGCCGTCTACGCTGGGATTCTTTGTCACGTTATCTCCGTCTTGTCAGGGAATAGTCCGCTTTTAGGCAGTATAGCGATCCTTCTGGGGGGGTTCTGCATTGTTCTCGCACTTTATTGGTTCGGCATCTTCGCCGCTGGAGATGCTAAACTCGTTTGGGGGGCATCGCTGCTGATGCCGGTAGGGTTATTTGCAGAAGCAAACGCGTTCGCGCAGTACACACCGATAGCCCTCATTATCAACATGTTCGCGCCTTACTTCTTGATTCTTGTAGCGTATCTCTTCATCAAGACGAGGCTACAACAGAAATTGCAGGCTTTTACACTCATCTTTCAACAAGAGGACTTTCGTAAACAGATTTTTGAAATGGTATTCCGTCTCATTTTTCTACTTGGGCTGGGGCAGTTTGTTACACTCTCACTGGGCGGGTTAGGGATTGAATTGGGATTTTGGCATCAGTTATTGATCGTGCTGTCTTTGTATTTTACCCTCAGTCACTATATAACAAAATACAGTCTGGAAAAATTCCGTAACTCTGTTGGCAGTGTAGTGCTGATTGCGTTGATGATCGTCACAACACCTTGGAGCCTGAGTGCTTGGTCAGCAGCTTATATCCCATTTTTGAAGATATACCTTGTTTATATTGTTATTTTCTTCTTTGGTAGAAATTTCATTTATAATTTGGATAGCATGGTGTTAGGTCGAGAGATAGACATCTCTGATTTAAGAGAGGGAATGGTCCCTGCTGAACAGATTGTTAAAACTGAAGGGGACGATGGAGAAGTAACTTATAGCAAAGAAGGTTTCGCGCTCCCGAATGTGTTAAACTCGAATATTATCCTTGGGACGTTGCCGGGCGGTGTCTCGAAAGAGAAGGCGGCAGAATTGAAACAACTATCAGAAGAAGGCGAATTTGAGGATTTTGAGAACAAGATCCGCATCCAACGCTCTTTACGTTTCGCGCCTGTGATCTTTTTAGGTGTTATCTTGACTATTCTATGCCGAGGTCCTTTCTTCACGTGTTTTCAGTGAATGTGCTTTTATGAGGAATCATCAGAAGGATTTTCCGGTTTCGGCGATATTATTAACACGACTCAGAGAAGAATAAATAGCACAAATCGTTATTAACAAAAAAATGAAAAAGGAGTTATAGCATGGCAAGATCGAGAATTTTTTATATATTCACACTTCGAGAAAAAAAGAAAAAGAAGGATTTGAAGAAATTCCTTGAAACGCAATGGCTTCCAGTTCTACAAAATGCCCCCGGGTGCTTAGAGGTTGAACTGCTGGACACCTATCAAGATCGAGCTGGATATTGTGTGTCAGAACTTTGGGAAAATAGGGAGGTACACCTCAAAAGCACGGCAAAGCTGTGGCGTGAGACCCATGCGCATCTTCAGCAAGAAGTTAGGGATTACGCCACGATTGACTTTCTCTGGAATTGTATGATTTTAGACGTTTAAGCGTCGGATATATTACGCGATCCACAGAAGTCTCAGACAAGATATATTCTGCTTTGTTTCATTGTTAGCGTTGCGTGCCCAAGTCTCGGATATCACGGTTTCTGAGGGAACCCAACTGCTTAAGTCGCCCCCATGTCGTGGTGAGTTTTCCTGCTGCTTCGACTGCAAGTGGGAGACCAGTTTCCGCACCGCCTATACCGACCAGATGATATGCATTGCCTGATGCGTCTGAGAATTCCCGTGTGCCGCTCGTCTCATCAAAATGCCACAACGCAGCTGTCTTTGCGTCATTTTTGAACTTGCCGTCTGGCATAAAGCCTTTTTTGTCGACATCGTAACGAGCCTCCGTTGAGATGCGAACTTCATCAATATATCCAGTGAAGGAATCCCAAAACCATAGTTCGTTCGGACCAACAGGCACCTCAATTATTTTTCCAAACCCTCCAAGCACGAAGTCCAGTGGACGCGAAGCATTGTGTCCAAGAGGATCCCCGTGTGGCCATATCGCTACGAAATCATTGACAATCATTGTTGTGTGAGGCCCATTTGACTGATAAGCGATGTGGTGCCATTGGTTCGACTCAAGCGGGATCGGGAAAGGTAATCTCCGCCCGAGTTTTCCCTCTCTATAGGCACTCATTAGCAAGATTAGGTCCCCCTTCGGGGGCTCGATATTTAGCACATTAGCCAGATCATTTACGAACGGTTGAAATTCATCGTTCACGATGAACATGCGCGCCTGTTGATGGAGTATCGTCAATGACGTGTTTCCATTGTCGGGGGGTGTGGTGGGATATACCCATGCTTCGATGGTGAACTCTTCCGTGCCGTTGGGTAAAAGCCTACCAAAGGTTTTAAAGTCTAAAACGGCGTAGTCGTCGTCCCCATCGAGGACTAAATAGTTTCCACCTGCGGGTGAAGCGGGTGGAAACGCTTTAGCACTCAGCGGAATTAATATAAGTAAAAGACATATGGGGAGGTGTCGGTATATCATTTTTTCTCTCCTTTTGATCCGAAATATAGCGTTTATAAGACGTTCTCTGCATCTCTACCATGGGGACATCCTCCAGGGATCCTATTAAAGATTTGTTGTCTTGTAACCAAGTATTGCAGAGTCGATTCGTGATGACATAAAGCCAGCCAGAAAACTGACTGAGGTCCTTTAACTTTGGGAGGTGCTTGTATACTCGAACAAAGGTGTCCTGGGTAATCTCTTCGGTATGATGAAAATTACCAATCCTCCGCCAAGCCAAAGCGTGGGCACCTTTTTGATGCTTGCGGACTAATGCAGTGAATGCTTTGCTGTTGCCTGACAAATCTTGTGGATGAGTTGAGCATCACCTTCTACTATTAGAATTCTCCATCATGAACAGATTTGGGAAAACGTCCATTGTGGGTGCCGCAAATTCCCTAGAGTTGGAAGTACAGTGACCTTTCGCTTTCCTCGCAAATAGTATACCAAACACAATAGCAAACCTAAACCCTTAATTGATTGTTTCTATTAAAGACTGCATTTTTTCACCAAAAACGTGCATAATCTGAAAAAATTGAAAAAATAGTTCAAGTTCAGATTTTTCAAATTCCCATTGAAATTTCGTTTCTCGCCTACCTCCACTGCTTTCAAGTTTTCCACTGATTTTCGTCATTTTTCAATGAGGAGGTCCTCGTCCGCTAATACCTCCGTCAAAGCCGTTTCAAGTTGATCATATCTATTTGTTCCCACGCTATATACGCAGGACCGTATCGTCCCTGTGTCCGGTTCATACCGACGACAGAAAATCGGCGGGAATGGAGTTCCTTCTGTCCTAAAATCCTCAGTTTTTCGCTGAAGACTCTCTTCAAACATTTTGACGAGCTCTCGCGCAGCGTTCTTACTGTCCGAGATATCCGATATGTGCATCTATCCACTCCAGTCGGTCCTGCAACCATGTTTTCAACTGGTGTACCTCTTGTTCATAGGTGGACGGATTGGATTGAGGATTGCCGAGAACGCTGACCCCAAGCACTGGCCATCTCTCAAAGTTCCTTGATTGTGCCTTGGATAGATATTCAGCAGTTCGATCAATTTCCTCCAGGAGCTTTGAAGTCGTAAGTTCATCTTTCCGAAGAGCTCGCCACCTCTTAACGAGTTTTCGTTTGAAGTTTTCGTCTGTTAGTAATCGATCCCACCAAAAGGGGACGGGGTTTGTATGAATCAACCACCCATCCGTTTCCCAACCGTTATTAAAATATGCATTGCCCATTGATAAGTTGAAATCCCAGATGGGTCCCATTTTCAGTTTGGTGTTTCTATCTTTGTACATATAGGTGCTGTTCCGGAATCCATCTATGTTTCTGAAAAGTTCATTGATGATGAAATGATCGATAAAAGTATCCGTATGAATATACTCGACATATTCACCGCGATCTGGGGCTTTTAACGACGATTCAAATGCGCTCATATAGTTCCGAATCCACGCTTTTTGGGCAGCGGATATTTGGTTTCCTTTCGGATATACATGAATCAACCGTGTGCGGTAATCCGTAAGAAAGTACCTGTCATTAAGGTCAATTTTGTCGATTTTCAGGATATAGCCCCCCGTGATTTCCGACGGTTTCTCCTGTGTTGACTTCAGCGATTGAATATTGACCCGGTTTTTCCCGCGCTTAATCTTTTCCATCAGTAAGTAAACACCAACATAGTGTTTTTGTCTAATCTTTGTATCCCCTGAATCATTAAGAAATACTTCGACAAACTTTGTTCTGATTGCATACCTACCCATTCGATTACTGAACTCGTACGCCAGGTAATTCCGCATAAGGGTTTTATCCGAATAGGGACCATTCAAAATCCAGTCGGATTCCGCTGGAAGTTGCAGCAGCGATACATCTTTATCATTTCCACTATCGTCCTGAATTTCAAAACCGTACTGCTTTTTCGGAAACGCCTGTGAAGTTTTCCCTCGGACCTCTATACCGATTTTCCCATCAAAATGGACGTGTGGGCTATTCAAGGCGTTTCTGCCGCCAGATTCATCGTAAATAATCTTCATCCGCGCAGAAATTTTGGGCTCGTCAGGAATCCATTTCCCAAAGGTATCAATAAGAACAAGCGGTAAAATCGATGTCTTCTCCTTGATGGCAAAGCAACTTGTAGGAATGGATAACAGAACACCGCTCAGAAGCAAAAGTGTGATTTTTTTTACAGAGGCATTTATAGTAGATTTTAGCATTTATCTTGCGCTTCGATTAACGTGTTAATCTGTTCTGATATGGAGTCTGTTAGAATCACAAACTTACCGGTCATGTCCTCTCGGGTGAGCGGGACCAATATTAGATACGTCGTCAAGTCTTCAAGTAGCTCTGTGGAATTGAGAGCGAGCCCTGGAACACCGTACGCAAGTGCCTCAAGCACCATGGAAAAGGATATGCCAATAACCGTTGGAAGCTGATATGGTCGCTACTGACATCCAAACACAATAACGAACCGAAACCCTTAATTGTTGATTGTTTCTCTTAAAGACTGCATTTTTCGGCAGAAAACGTGCATAATCTAAAAAAATCAAAAAATAGTTCAAATTCACATTTTTCAAGCAGATTTTTCAAATTCCCGCCGAAATTTCGTTTCTCGCCTACCGCCACTGCTTTCAAGTTTCCTACTAATTTTTGTCGTTTTTTCAAGGAGGAGGTCCTCGTCCCCAATCGTTTCAACGTTGAGCCGTAGGAGCGGATCTGTGTTAGATTCCCGAAGATTGAATCGCCAGCTGTCATGCTTCTGACTATCAGAAGCAGACAGAGCACCCACTGAGAGAAACCTGACAGATAAACCATCAATTGGTGCTTCAACACATGAATTCCCCCAACACTGTATCATATCGTTGACTGCATCTAGTGCTAAGTCAACGTTGTTTTGACAGATAATCTAAAAGATGGTATACTGAGACCCAAACAAATGAATCTTCTCACTTGGAGTCTATTATGCCAGCGAAACAATACTCTGTTATGCTTGAGCAGGACCAGCGAGAGTCTCTCATCGGTCTGATCTCTACCGGAAACCAAGCCTCCGCCCGAAAACTCACGCGTGCGAGAATCCTGCTGAAAGCGGATGAAGGCCAGTTTGGACCCGCATACGCCGATAAACAGATTCAAGAAGCGGTTGAAGTCTCCGCGTCTACCATTGAGCGAACCCGCAAAACCTTTGTGCGTGAAGGACTCGAAGCCGCCTTGACCCCGAAAAAGCCATCTAAGCCCTCAAGACCGAAAAAGTTTGATGGTGACACAGAAGCCCATCTGATCGCTCTGGCGTGTTCAGATCCTCCAGAGGGACACGCCCGATGGACGCTGCGCCTGTTAGCTGAGAAAATGGTAGAACTCCAGCATTTTTCGAGTATTTCTCATGAGTGTATCCGACAGGTTCTAAAAAAAACCAACTCCGCCCCTGGCGCGTGCAGCGATGGTGTATCCCCGCAGCGGCTTCGGCGGCATTCGTGACGGCGATGGAAGCCGTCTTAGACCTCTATGGGCACCCTGAAGACCCGAGGTATCCTGTGGTGTGTGTGGATGAGACGAGTAAACAACACCTTCAGGAAATGCGTCCACCGATCCCGCTAAGGCCGGGTAAACCTTACCGATATGATCCTGAATATAAACGCAATGGCGTGAGCAATCTGTTTATGATTTTCGCACCCTTTTTGGGGTTTCGACACGTTGAAGTCACTGACCAACGCACGAGCATTGATTTCGCACATATCTGCCGAGATATCGTCGATGTGCATTTTCCAAAAGCAGAAAAGATTCTGCTGGTTTGCGATAATCTCAATACACACAAGCCGGGGTCGTTGTATAAGGCGTTTGATGCACAAGAGGCCGAGCGGATCGCTGAAAAACTTCAGTTTCACTATACCCCGAAGCATGGGAGTTGGTTGAACATCGCCGAGATTGAGTTTTCTGTGCTAAGGCGGCAGTGTCTTTGTAGGCGTATCCCCGACCAACAGACCCTCAAGCGCGAGGTCCAGGCATGGCAAAACCGGAGAAATCAACAAGGGGCGACTGTCCGCTGGGGGTTTACCGCTGACGATGCCCGCATCAAACTCAAACGACTCTATCCTTCAACAGAGAGTTGACTTAGCACTAGTAGTCGTTCAACAAATCTGGAAAAATGAGAATAACCGCCTTCAATTCTCCTAAAAGTTGGAAAAAATAGACTATTCTGTGACACAGATGCTATCCGTGCATTAAGGGAAAGAACTGTTTGATTTCTTAAAAATCTTGATCGACGAATCTGTGCAGACTTCTCTTCTCCCGTTCCAAATTTCCATACAAGGTGCAAAGTGTCCCCTCTATTCTTATGGTCATTGGATGAAGCCATAGAAAAAGAAAACTGGTCGGTTTCAATTAAAACAAACTCAAACGGAATTTCAGTAATAATCCGGTGAAGGTTTCCACTAATTAAGTACCACATCAACTTTAGCAGAGTCGTTTTACCGCAACCGTTTGATCCGGTAAAAATGTTTAAATCAGGATTAAACTTCAATCCATAATCAAATTGGTAATTCAATCCGACAACTTCAAGTCTTTGTATCATGCTTCTTTATCTCCTTGCTTTGATTCTTCGAGTTCTGGCGATGTTCATTCTGAGCGTTCTCTAAAGTGTGGAATTCGCCCACATAGCGTTTTATCTACCTATATGAGCGTATGTGGTAAGTATATTTTTAAGTGTAGATACAAAGCCAAGACTCTACCGCAGAAACCAACAGGTATTCAATATGTAAAACGAGGTATCGCTCGTTGGCTCGCTCACACCTTGTCACAGCTGAGGCTTCGGTCGCGGATCACCGGTAACGGACAAGGACTCCACCATTACCAACGGCAGTGGATGTTCTCTATGAATCATCGCCACCGTTTTGACTATCAACGGTATAGAAAGCCACATACGCGCCGATCCACCCCAGCGGTGTACCGATCAGGATACCTACTAACGTCTCTGTAAGAATCGTGCGATTAAAGAACCAATCCGAAATAAAAATAGCGGCGATAATCAGTACGACAATAATCAGCACACCTATCATCAGTATCTTCCGTTCGACTTTCATCATGTATTCCTTCACTCCTGCAAATTCCGAAACCCTGTTCCCGATTTCCCTTGATTTGGAAGATGTTTTGGGAACCTGGGAGTCTGGGGGTACATCGTTCCATCCAACGCCTTTTCTCCAACATCCTGTGGTCCTATGTGGTGCACGGGGGTATCCACCTGCGGGAACGGGTTCGCCTGTGCCTTGAGATAGGCGTTCGGATCGTGAGACACAGCCCCTGCCCCATGAAGGTACTTTTTCGTAAGGGTGAATATGTCTCACCGCCCAGTTAAAAAAATGGATTACTCTGTGGAAAGGAACGATTCTATCTTCCTTATCCAACGCCCTTGTTTCGCGAAGTCAGTTTCCTTAATTCCTATCGCGTCTAACCATGTTTTCCAATATTTTCTCATATTCTCAAAGTTACCGCCTTCTTTCATATCTATTTCAACCATCAAGAACTTTACATTGTAATTGCGAAAACCTTTATCAACTGGCAACAAGTCCTTACTCATGTCTATTCTTTTCCCGTCTATGAGATGCATGCAGGTACCTTCGGGACGTTCCGATTGAATATCATCATCAAAAATAAGGTAACCGTCGGAAAGGCATATAATACGGTTCTGATAACCGCCGTAAAAGTAATCCTTTGCTTCAGATTGAAACCAATCCCAAATATCGGAGCCGGTTTGCTTGTGTTCCGCAACAAAATCGTAAACTTTCGGGATTTCACCAAGTAATGCATCTCTCTGTTTTTCAAACTCAGGGTAACCGTTCTCCTTCCCTGGATCCCTGAGTTCTAATTTCCTCATAATCTTCGGTGGGATCGCAGGCGTTTTAAGCTGATCAGGAACAACAAAAGTGAGACGATGCGGATATTGAATCATTTCATTCCCATTCGCATCAATTTCACGAAGATGTGCCTGAACAAGTTCATCAAACTGGGTAACAATCTCTGTGGCAATTTCAATATCGTTTTCCACTTGCCCCGGTTGAGAAACACGATCCGATGTGTCAAGAATCACGATGACATTTACAGGCGCATACACAGATGACTTTGATTCTTTCCCGTCCGATTCGCCCAAGTTCAAAAGACTTAAAAATAGCATATAGATAACTACAGAAATTTCCATTTTCCGCATATAAGAACTCCTTCATTTACTGCAAAGAGGCTTTGAATCCTTCAAGCGTCTCGTTTGCGAAGTGCTGAATGTGTCTAATTTGCGTCGAAACATCATCAGACAACTCGGTTCGACGCTGTGCTACATACCGACACCATCCGCTCACGAATTCGTTTGCGTGTGCTTCCAACTTCTTCATGTCAATGCGTTGTTTCGACGCTTTGTTTGATAAAGCCTCAATTTCAGTTTCACACTGATTAATTTCCTGCTGGAGACTTTCGATCTGCTCATTGCGTTCATCAATCTGACGGTGCGAGTTTTCTTTTTCG from Candidatus Poribacteria bacterium includes:
- a CDS encoding AAA family ATPase; the protein is MIQRLEVVGLNYQFDYGLKFNPDLNIFTGSNGCGKTTLLKLMWYLISGNLHRIITEIPFEFVLIETDQFSFSMASSNDHKNRGDTLHLVWKFGTGEEKSAQIRRSRFLRNQTVLSLNARIASVSQNSLFFPTFRRIEGGYSHFSRFVERLLVLSQLSVEG
- a CDS encoding sigma-70 family RNA polymerase sigma factor, with protein sequence MSGNSKAFTALVRKHQKGAHALAWRRIGNFHHTEEITQDTFVRVYKHLPKLKDLSQFSGWLYVITNRLCNTWLQDNKSLIGSLEDVPMVEMQRTSYKRYISDQKERKNDIPTPPHMSFTYINSAEC
- a CDS encoding prepilin peptidase yields the protein MMLSYQNLSIVLLLLFCLHATYTDLRERKIKNFCSYGAVYAGILCHVISVLSGNSPLLGSIAILLGGFCIVLALYWFGIFAAGDAKLVWGASLLMPVGLFAEANAFAQYTPIALIINMFAPYFLILVAYLFIKTRLQQKLQAFTLIFQQEDFRKQIFEMVFRLIFLLGLGQFVTLSLGGLGIELGFWHQLLIVLSLYFTLSHYITKYSLEKFRNSVGSVVLIALMIVTTPWSLSAWSAAYIPFLKIYLVYIVIFFFGRNFIYNLDSMVLGREIDISDLREGMVPAEQIVKTEGDDGEVTYSKEGFALPNVLNSNIILGTLPGGVSKEKAAELKQLSEEGEFEDFENKIRIQRSLRFAPVIFLGVILTILCRGPFFTCFQ
- a CDS encoding IS630 family transposase (programmed frameshift) — its product is MPAKQYSVMLEQDQRESLIGLISTGNQASARKLTRARILLKADEGQFGPAYADKQIQEAVEVSASTIERTRKTFVREGLEAALTPKKPSKPSRPKKFDGDTEAHLIALACSDPPEGHARWTLRLLAEKMVELQHFSSISHECIRQVPKKNQLRPWRVQRWCIPAAASAAFVTAMEAVLDLYGHPEDPRYPVVCVDETSKQHLQEMRPPIPLRPGKPYRYDPEYKRNGVSNLFMIFAPFLGFRHVEVTDQRTSIDFAHICRDIVDVHFPKAEKILLVCDNLNTHKPGSLYKAFDAQEAERIAEKLQFHYTPKHGSWLNIAEIEFSVLRRQCLCRRIPDQQTLKREVQAWQNRRNQQGATVRWGFTADDARIKLKRLYPSTES
- a CDS encoding CotH kinase family protein translates to MLKSTINASVKKITLLLLSGVLLSIPTSCFAIKEKTSILPLVLIDTFGKWIPDEPKISARMKIIYDESGGRNALNSPHVHFDGKIGIEVRGKTSQAFPKKQYGFEIQDDSGNDKDVSLLQLPAESDWILNGPYSDKTLMRNYLAYEFSNRMGRYAIRTKFVEVFLNDSGDTKIRQKHYVGVYLLMEKIKRGKNRVNIQSLKSTQEKPSEITGGYILKIDKIDLNDRYFLTDYRTRLIHVYPKGNQISAAQKAWIRNYMSAFESSLKAPDRGEYVEYIHTDTFIDHFIINELFRNIDGFRNSTYMYKDRNTKLKMGPIWDFNLSMGNAYFNNGWETDGWLIHTNPVPFWWDRLLTDENFKRKLVKRWRALRKDELTTSKLLEEIDRTAEYLSKAQSRNFERWPVLGVSVLGNPQSNPSTYEQEVHQLKTWLQDRLEWIDAHIGYLGQ